One Cydia fagiglandana chromosome 11, ilCydFagi1.1, whole genome shotgun sequence genomic region harbors:
- the LOC134668953 gene encoding lysosomal cholesterol signaling protein yields the protein MEASTFLLDPAKADNLYPALFQCFTIILCGYIAGRLNVVSQTESKGIGTFVGTFALPSLIFLSLARLDFSTVNWTFLLAILLGKGIVFFAVMIVTILVSKPVNLGRAGIFAIFCTQSNDFALGYPIINAIYENTHPEYALFLYLMAPISLAILNPVAFVLMEIKKQRDNAQIVTTSPEGERSSELCKFKLLRQIVKGIALNPVLVMTVLGIIGNIAFKHHLSPYIELLLKVFGDSFSATALFLLGLRMVGQIHRLRGPALLLPCVLIMVKLIVLPVVMRESVSALNAGANDSETSSLSTYAFLYGTIPTAPAVFVFSNLYQLEVDLMASSMVICTFLSAPIMFMSAQVISINKDYAEQMKKFGFHLSIVSLVACVWVITVFIVTKKYKRMPHRLTLCLSVSQLLLAISVIWGGPQSSYTPSWSVLLQQTLCTFSMYSCLLWTSMLSIGLLMLQSRGPCFVVTLWPVLGFVAWGAPAVMAAVLVATRPALQLDAKAVDAIRLCLLVFCITVTTGCLTLYIRFRRRSAQFASLSADVASHSPDESSGLVDNEQPVSNTQSVSQNGCYGAITASPSPAKSANGCCSGDPRCESGLVNSTSQDIEDIADHNETNFSLSRECACPPSQKQRCVGPEPCRYLSELERAASQLGLLPPETSRGRGGQLLKHTVLIILYSLAMFIGITYTTWRMMQKDESGVFIEIEFLDIAITYGQALIMFVLFGLDPEEMIIPAVRYFKNKWHGADTVVLPSIEDLSFETKHVCDQFIMHHLDRCKEAIAKDTRWRMRTYRSVFRGSCLVRWLLSCGLAKDEAEAVAYGRHLLDGRLIAHLNNNHHFTNSPLLYTFK from the exons GTGGTGTCACAAACAGAATCAAAAGGAATTGGCACATTTGTGGGCACCTTTGCCCTTCCATCACTCATCTTCTTATCCCTGGCTAGACTGGACTTCAGTACAGTCAACTGGACGTTCCTTCTGGCTATACTATTAGGCAAAGGCATTGTGTTCTTTGCAGTTATGATTGTCACCATTCTGGTGTCTAAACCAGTGAATCTTGGGAGAGCTGGTATATTTGCCATCTTTTGCACTCAGAGCAATGATTTTGCCTTGGGATATCCAATAA TTAATGCTATCTATGAGAACACACACCCAGAATATGCTCTCTTCCTATATTTGATGGCACCAATATCGCTAGCAATATTAAATCCGGTTGCTTTTGTGTTAATGGAGATCAAGAAACAACGAGACAATGCTCAGATAGTGACCACATCGCCAGAAGGGGAGAGATCAAGTGAACTGTGCAAGTTTAAGTTGTTGAGGCAGATAGTCAAAGGCATAGCTTTGAACCCAGTTTTGGTGATGACAGTGCTGGGTATTATAGGCAATATTGCTTTTAAACATCATCTTTCACCATACATTGAGCTGCTACTGAAA GTATTTGGAGACTCTTTTTCAGCTACGGCACTATTTTTATTGGGGCTGAGAATGGTTGGCCAAATACACCGACTGAGAGGGCCTGCTCTGTTGCTGCCTTGTGTCCTAATAATGGTTAAACT GATTGTCCTACCAGTGGTGATGAGAGAGAGCGTAAGCGCATTGAACGCGGGAGCGAACGATTCCGAGACTTCTTCGTTGTCGACCTACGCATTCTTGTACGGAACCATACCCACTGCGCCTGCGGTCTTCGTCTTCTCTAACCTGTACCAACTGGAAGTTGATCTG ATGGCTTCATCAATGGTCATCTGCACATTCCTGTCAGCGCCCATAATGTTCATGTCAGCCCAGGTGATATCGATCAACAAGGACTACGCGGAGCAGATGAAGAAATTTGGCTTCCACCTGTCTATAGTGTCTTTAGTGGCCTGTGTGTGGGTGATAACGGTGTTCATCGTTACGAAGAAATATAAGCGTATGCCGCACAGATTGACTCTGTGTTTAAGTGTGTCACAG TTGCTGCTAGCGATCAGTGTGATCTGGGGCGGGCCGCAGTCGTCGTACACGCCGTCCTGGTCGGTGTTGCTCCAGCAGACGCTCTGCACCTTCAGCATGTACTCCTGCCTGCTCTGGACTTCCATGCTCTCTATCGGACTCCTCATGTTGCAG AGCCGCGGGCCATGCTTCGTGGTGACGCTGTGGCCGGTGCTGGGGTTCGTGGCGTGGGGCGCGCCCGCGGTGATGGCGGCCGTGCTCGTGGCCACGCGGCCCGCGCTGCAGCTCGACGCCAAGGCCGTCGACGCCATCCGCCTGTGCCTGCTCGTGTTCTGCATCACGG tGACGACGGGTTGCCTGACACTGTACATCCGTTTCCGGCGGCGCAGCGCGCAGTTTGCCAGCCTCTCTGCCGACGTGGCGTCGCATTCGCCGGACGAAAGCTCCGGCCTGGTCGACAACGAGCAGCCGGTATCTAACACACAGTCAGTCTCGCAGAACG GTTGCTACGGCGCGATCACAGCGAGCCCGAGCCCAGCGAAGAGCGCTAACGGGTGCTGCTCCGGCGACCCGCGCTGCGAGAGCGGACTCGTCAACTCCACCTCGCAGGACATCGAGGACATCGCCGACCACAA TGAGACAAATTTTTCATTATCCAGGGAATGCGCGTGCCCTCCGTCCCAGAAGCAGCGCTGCGTCGGCCCCGAGCCGTGCCGGTACCTGAGCGAGCTGGAGCGCGCCGCCAGCCAGCTCGGCCTGCTGCCGCCCGAGACCAGCCGCGGTCGCGGCGGACAACTGCTCAAGCACACCGTGCTCATCATACTGTACAGCCTGGCCATGTTCATC GGGATAACATACACGACCTGGCGTATGATGCAAAAAGACGAAAGCGGGGTGTTCATCGAGATCGAGTTCCTGGACATCGCCATCACGTACGGGCAGGCGCTCATCATGTTCGTGCTGTTCGGGCTAGACCCGGAGGAGATGATCATACCGGCCGTCAGATACTTCAAGAACAAGTG GCACGGCGCTGACACGGTCGTGCTACCGTCAATCGAGGATCTCAGCTTCGAAACCAAACACGTCTGCGACCAGTTCATAATGCACCATCTCGACCGCTGCAAGGAAGCCATTGCCAAAGATACCAG GTGGCGCATGCGCACATACCGCTCTGTGTTCCGTGGCTCGTGCCTCGTGCGCTGGCTGCTCAGCTGCGGGCTCGCCAAGGACGAGGCGGAGGCGGTCGCGTACGGCCGCCACCTGCTCGACGGCCGGCTCATCGCGCACCTCAACAACAACCACCACTTCACCAACTCGCCGCTATTGTACACCTTCAAGTAA